TGTCCTCTGTGCCCCCGGGATTTAAGAATCCCCTTCCTCGAGTTTGGGATGGGCAGCTCCTCACCAGGGAGCCTTGGGGCTGCAGGCTGTGGTGGGCCTGGCAGTGTGGCCTGGATCGTCTGGCCTCCCCCTGACACTGCCACCTTCCTGCCCATGGCTCCCGCCACGCGTGGGCTGCCCCATATGTGAGCCCTGTCCAGCTGTGCCAAGAGCGCCGCCCTGCAGGCATCCTGTGTGGCCCGGGCCCTGTGGcttcaagctgctgcctggatgGGGCCACCCTCGGTGCCCCCGCTCCTGGTCTCGGGAGGTCATCCGGTGCCCCCGCTCCTGGTCTCGGGAGGTCATCCGGTGCCCCCGCTCCTGGTCTCGGGAGGTCATCCGGTGCCCCCGCTCCTGGCCTCGGGAGGTCATCCGGTGCCCCCGCTCCTGGTCTCGGGAGGTCATCCGGTGCCCCCGCTCCTGGCCTCGGGAGGTCATCCGGTGCCCCCGCTCCTGGCCTCGGGAGGTCATCCGGTGCCCCCGCTCCTGGTCTCGGGAGGTCATCCGGTGCCCCCGCTCCTGGCCTCGGGAGGTCATCCGGTGTCCCCGCTCCTGGCCTCGGGAGGTCATCCGGTGCCCCCGCTCCTGGTCTCGGGAGGTCATCGGTGTGCCCCCGCTCCTGGCCTCGGGAGGTCATCTGGTGCCCCCGCTCCTGGCCTCGGGAGGTCATCGGTGCgcctgctcctggcctcggaAGGTCATCCGGTGCCCCCGCTCCTGGCCTCGGGAGGTCATCCGGTGCCCCCGCTCCTGGCCTCGGGAGGTCATCGGTGCGCCTGCTCCTGGTCTCGGGAGGTCATCCGGTGTCCCCTCTCCTGGCCTCGGGAGGTCATCCGGTGCCCCCGCTCCTGGCCTCGGGAGGTCATCCGGTGCCCCCGCTCCTGGTCTCGGGAGGTCATCCGGTGCCCCCGCTCCTGGTCTCGGGAGGTCATCCGGTGCCCCCGCTCCTGGTCTCGGGAGGTCATCCGGTGCCCCCGCTCCTGGCCTCGGGAGGTCATCCGGTGCCCCCGCTCCTGGTCTCGGGAGGTCATCCGGTGCCCCCGCTCCTGTCATTTCTTCCTGTTCCAGACCACAAGTCTGGAAGTTTCCATGGGATCTGCTTCCCTTATTGTTAAGGTGGCCGCCATTATCTAACAGCCAAGGGGCCGGCCAGGGGGGCCGGGCCGGGTACTGGGCCCTGCGGCCTGCGCTCCGCCTGGGATCTCTGCTGGTGGCTGCACCGTGACCTCTGGGCACTGGGCCATGGGGGCGGGGCTTTAACAGCTGGTTCCCCCCAGGTCCTTCCTCAGATCCCCGTGAAGAGTGGTGGTCCCCATGGGGCAGGGGTCCTCGGTGAGTGGCTGACTCCTCCCCCCCCACCCTGGGAGGCCCCCGCCCTACCCTAGATGCCCAgttggggagggagggcgggcacCAGGGCCAGCGCGAGGTTGCGCAGTGGGGGTGCCTGCCGGAGCCAccctcgctcccctcccccaggggtgCACCTGGAGGGCCCATTCATCAGCCGGGAGAAGCGGGGTGCGCACCCCGAGGCCCACCTGCGCTCCTTCGAGGCTGACGGCTTCCACGATGTGCTGGCTACCTACGGGTCCCTGGACAACGTCCGCATCGTGACACTGGCCCCTGAGCTGGGCCGCAGCCATGAGGTCATCCAGGCGCTGACGGCCCGTGGCATCTGCGTGTCCCTAGGTGAGCGGGTCTCCCTGGCTGGGGGGCGgtctgcctctggctcccaggACAGGTGTGGGGTCTGAGCCCAGTTCCCCCCACCCAGGGCACTCAGTGGCCAACCTGCGGGCGGCGGAGGAAGCCGTGCGGAGTGGGGCCACCTTCATCACGCACCTCTTCAACGCCATGCTGCCCGTGAGTGTCACCCCGTcctgggagggtggggctgggtccCGCTGCGGCTCAGCCACCCCCTCTCGTGGCCCTGCCAGTTCCATCACAGAGACCCCGGGATCGTGGGGCTCCTGACCAGTGACCAGCTGCCGCCTGGCCGCAGCATCTTCTACGGGATGATTGCCGACGGCACCCACACCAACCCTGCTGCTCTGCGCGTGGCCCACCGGGCCCATCCCCAGGGTGAGCTGCCTGGCGGGCTGGGCAGAagggaggcctgggctggccaggtcctgaggcccctcctcccccaggactgGTGCTGGTCACTGAtgctgtccctgccctgggcctgggcaaTGGCCGTCACACGCTAGGGCAGCAGGAAGTTGAAGTGGACGGGCTGACAGCGTATGTGGCAGGTGAGCGGGTGACAGAGGCCCCACAGCTCCCTCGCAGGAGGGaagccacccagccccagccagcaccCCCGTGGCCCACATCCCTCCAGAGCTTGGCCTTTCTGCTCTCAAGGGACCACGACACTGAGTGGCAGCATAGCTCCAATGGATGCGTGTGTGCGGCACTTCCTGCAGGCGACGGGTCAGTGAGGGCGTGCGCGTGAGCGGGTGTGGGGCAGAAGCTGACACTGGGGGGAGCTGCACCCTACAGGCGTCTGCCTGTGCGGGGGGAGTGTGGCAGGGCCCTGCCCATAGAGCTCTCTCGGCTGAGAGGACAGTGAAGCCCCAGCACCCCGGAGGCCTGGCCGGGGTCTCTGGCGGACCACTGTGTTGGGTCGGAGGTGAGGTGGCTTACCCGGGTCCAGCGCTGGTGTGAGCAGGTGGACGGGAGCAGGGGTGGAAGGGAGATGGCTGTGGCCGACATGGGCTTGTTGACATGGTGGGGCGGAGGTGTTGCTCCCTGTGGACCCGGAGGAGCTGGAGTGACCCCGGGGGCATGAGCAGAGGGGCTCAGAGGGGCGTTGGTAACCTGCTGGCTGCATGAGGCGTGCGCGGGCCGGGCTCACGGTCGCTGTGCTTGGAGCAGGCTGCAGTGTGGAGTCCGCCCTGGAGGCTGCGTCCCTGCACCCGGCCCAGCTGCTCGGCCTGGAGAAGAGCAAGGGGAGCCTGGACTTCGGCGCTGACGCAGGTGCGGCCCGGTGTGGGGGAGGGCACGGGGCCAGGTGAGTGGCGGCGCCCCGgccccctgctccccaggagccctgccGGCCTGTGAggggccggggggtggggagccCCACCCCCCCTAACCACCTGGCTCTCCCCAGACTTCGTGGTACTGGATGACGCCCTCCACGTGCAGGCCACCTACATCTCGGGCgagctggtgtggcaggcagaggaagCCGGGCCGTGACCCAGGAGGCCGGCGGGAGAGGAGGGCCGGCGTGCGGGGAGCGGCTCTGGCCCTGCCACCAGGATGGCGCCCGCTTGTGCGGCCAGCCTGGCGGGGGCTTGGAGACCAGTGCCCTGCGGGGCCCCCCTTGTCTCAGCTGCTGCTTGCTGTGGCCCTGAGGCCCTCCTGGAGGGggtctgcaggtgcaggggtggctGGAATCCAGCCCATCCACAGgctcctgggaggtggtggggtcGCTGCAGTGCCTGGGGCGCGGCGCGCAGGCTGGGGGTGGACAGGGAGTGTGGACGGAGGCAGCTGCTCTCTGGCACCTGAGCTGacgggggcagaggggaggcctGGAGCCCACTTCTGAGTGCGGGTCCCACCACCTTTCCCCCCCGTGGGTAACCAAGATTCCATTCTCTCTGATGTCTTCTCTCCACTCCACCCCGTGCTGTGCCCTGTGGCTTGCCCAGCCTTGGGTTCTCCCCAGCCTCGCCTCTTCACACAGAAGGCCTGGGCACCTCCTGGCTCAGCGGACAGCTGTGACTGGTCAGACCCTGAGGGCTGGGAGCGTCCTCCACGCAGAGTCCTGGAGTGggctgctcctgctgcccacactcACACAGTGCTCAGCGCAGGAGGGCTGGACACATCTCCCTGCCCTGCGGCTGTCCAGGCCACAGCCATAAAAGTGGACAGCAGCCTGGGGAGAGCCAGtcaggcagggcctggctgctggggtcTGAGGGAGGGCCTCAGGGCACGGGCACCCGTGGTCAGGGTCTCAGCCTGTGTGCTCCCCTGTGAGCATGCCCCTGGGCTCTGGACCTGATGGAAGGTGGCAGGGAACCGGCCCCCAGGCCGACTCCTGCCAGACGCTGGGGTCCCGCCCGCCCGCCCTGTTCCACCTGGTGCCACCACACACCTCCTTCCACTGCAGGACATGGAGAGGGGGCAGCCCGGACCAGGCATGGAGAGGGGGCAGCCGGGGCAGGCGTGGGCGGGGCTCTGGACCAGGCGTGGGCGGGGCAGCCGGGGCAGGCGTGGGCGGGGCTCTGGACCTGGTGCTGGGCGTCTAGATTTGATTTGCAGTTCAGGAGGAACCTGgcagtccatttttaaaaattgtgataaaatatatataacaagatttgccattttggtcatttttaagTGTATGGTCAGTGTTGCTGGTAATACTTGTGCAACCATCCCCACCACCCTTTTCCGGAAATGAgactgccccgcccccgccccggcaccGCCCTGCTGCACCCTGGGCCGGGACCGGGAGAGACCCGGAGTCCAGGAGCTTGTGTCCCCTGGTTGTGGATGTCAGTGCGTCCAGGACGGGCCCAGGGGAAGGTGGCGCCAGGTGTCCTGAGTCACCGGCTTGAGAATCCGGTGGGATGCGGAGGAGGCCCTGGCGCGCTCCCAGCATCGCGGCCCGTGTACTCCTGcgcgtgggtgggaggggagcgcTTCAGTGCGGGTGCGGGTGCCCCCTGGCGGCCGCGCCCGAGATCACGCTCCACCCTGGAGGCGCTCGGAGCCAAGCGGAGTGGGAGTGTTCGAGTCCCGGAGCTGACCGGCCCGTGGCTGTTTTTACTCTTCCTTCCTCCGGGCCTCGTGGGCCGTGGGGCGATTCGGGCAGAAGGGGCTGGGAGATGGCGCGGTGCTCACGGTGTGGTCGAGGTCGGGCGGCCAGAGTGGGCTGGCCTGGGAAGGACTGtggctgggcggggcttcccgaggACCAATCCTGATTGGCGTCGGGGAGGGTACTGCGGGGGCCCGGGAGCGGGGGCTGCTGCCCTCCAAACCGTGGAAGCGCAGCCGGCCCTTGTGCCATGCCCGCTCGCTCCCTCAGGCCTGCCCCAGCAGGAGCTGGTTGGAGTTGGTGGGGAGTGCGGGTGGGCCCCACTGGGGATGGCCATGGTGGGTGGAGCGAAGCGGCCTGCCGCCCTTCCCTGCCTGCAGAGGGCGCACTCCCAGGCTGACTGGCCGGTCTGTTCCCGGGTATTGCGTTCTCTGTGTCAGCTGTGTCAGGAGATGCCCAGAGCCCTGCGATCCGACACGCGGGCCGACTCCttccctgacccaggcctggccacgaCAGGAGGCCGAGAGAGGGCTTTGTCACTCTGGTTCTGTGGTGTGGAGGTGGGAGAAGCTTTGCGACTGCCGCATTCCCCATGGAGGGCAGTGGGGCCGGCGGTCACCGCACGTCCCGCCAGGCCCTGGCTGACTCCCTTCGTCTCTCAGGGACCTCGGTGAGTGGCCAGGGCCACCGGTTCATCCTGGctatgctctgtgtgtgtgtgtgtgcgtgtgcgctaCGGCGAAACCGGtgtgggggagagatcttccctctgccgtaatggccagggctgggccagggtctcccccggggtgcagggcccagggactcgggccatcctctgctgccttcccaggtgctacagcagggagctggatcgcacgGGGAGCGGCGGACACTACAACagacacctgtatgggatgcgggccccagcccctgagcccatgtgcTTCGGTCAGCTGATAAGTGACCGCAGTGCCCCTTGCTCTAGGTTGGACACACAACCACAGGGCGGCTGATGGTGTGAGATCTTTGGGGAGGCCGATACTCTGCCCACCTTACCCTGCGGACAGGCCCAGGGCTGACGGCCCAGTCCTGGAGGAgacgccagctccctgctttccCCTCTCGGCAGTGTTGGGGGGTTTCCACCGTGGGCACCCTGACCAACCTTTGGCGTTCGCCCGCTCTAGAGCGGTGCTGCTCGCCCTCACACTCACATGTGTCTCCCATCACACGGCACAGCTGATGCGGGAGCACGTCTGCCCAGGTGGCTGGAAACACACTGGCTCCCTTGGCCGTCCATCCCGCATCCACATAGCTGCAGACACACACTGGGGCCCAGGCCTCGTGGCCAGGGCCTTggcagaggtgggagggcaggctgcAGTCCGCGGCCCCCTTTGCTCCCCCAGCCGCGGTCACCATAGACACTGGGGCCCAGGCCTCGTGGCCAGGGCCTTggcagaggtgggagggcagtCCGCGGCCCCCTTTGCTCCCCAGCCGCGGTCACCAGCAGACACTGGGGCCCAGGCCTCGTGGCCAGGGCCTTggcagaggtgggagggcaggctgcAGTCCGCGGCTCCCTTTGCTCCCCAGCCGCGGTCACCAGCAGACACACACTGGGGCCCAGGCCTCGTGGCCAGGGCCTTggcagaggtgggagggcaggctgcAGTCCGCGGCTCCCTTTGCTCCCCAGCCGCGGTCACCAGCAGACACACACTGGGGCCCAGGCCTCGTGGCCAGGGCCTTggcagaggtgggagggcaggctgcAGTCCGCGGCCCCCTTTGCTCCCCCAGCCGCGGTCACCAGCAGACACTGGGGCCCAGGCCTCGTGGCCAGGGCCTTggcagaggtgggagggcaggctgcAGTCCGCGGCTCCCTTTGCTCCCCAGCCGCGGTCACCAGCAGACACTGGGGCCCAGGCTTCGTGGCCAGGGCCTTggcagaggtgggagggcaggctgcAGTCCGCGGCCCCCTTTGCTCCCCCAGCCTCGGTCACTAGCAGACACTGGGGCCCAGGCCTCGTGGCCAGGGCCTTggcagaggtgggagggcaggctgcAGTCCGCGGCCCCCTTTGCTCCCCAGCCTCGGTCACCAGCAGACACACACTGGGGCCCAGGCCTCGTGGCCAGGGCCTTggcagaggtgggagggcaggctgcAGTCCGCGGCCCCCTTTGCTCCCCAGCCTGTGTGCCCACCTCCAGAGCCTTCTGAGCAGCTGTGGGTTGAGGGGGGAGCCCCGCCGTGTGCAGCCACCCCCTGGCTTTCTGAGCCAGGGCCTGCCCGTCTGCTTCCGTCTCCTAGTGCTGTGGGTGGCATCTTGGCTCTGGGCTTGGCCAGCTGTGGGAACCAACCCCTCCCCTTGATGTTCTAGTCCTGGGATTCAAACCCTTGTGTAGGCCCCTCCCACATTCCAGCAGGGTGGGGCATTCTCTGACCCAAGGCAGTGGCAGAAGGGGTTGGGTACAGGAGACACTGGTTTGGGGCTCAGGTGTGCGCGGTGTGTCTCcccttgccccctccccccatcacttGCGCTAGGGAGAGGTAGTGGTGGCGTGAGACAGACCACCCTGAAGGAGAGGCCCACGGCCAGGAATGGAGGCCTCCAGCCCTCAGCCTAAAATGAGCCTTGGTGGAAGCTGCCCCTCCggatgccagccctggctgcccgcGCCTCGTGCTGGTCCACCCAGCCCAGCTACTggccccagaagccaggagaggatGCGTGTTGCTGCTTTCGTGCGTCTGAGTTTGGGACGATTCGTTCCATACCAGCAGATCCCCGGTACGTGGCGGTGTGGCACGGGGCCTGCTCCCCAGCCTCGGGGTCCCGCTTTCCTTCCTGCGGCCAGAGGCAGCCGGCCAGCCCCTCCTGGGGGTGCCTGtctctcctgccctgccctgggagggGTGTGACCTCACAATGTCAGGCCGTGGACAGGGGCTCTGGGCAGGTGAGAGCTGGGTGCAGTCCCTCTGTTCCTTCCAGGTCGGCTGCCGGTGAGCCGTGCGGGGCCAGGTGAGCCCATGTCCCTGGGCCCATCGTcctggcccggggtgggggtggcgggtcTGCCAGGCCTGagggctcctgcctgcccctccctcctcctccttgggctgccccgcccctgctgcccacacagccGTCCTCGGAATGGGGGGCTCCTCCACCCGCTGCTCCCTGGGCTCTGACCTTGGCCGCCTACCTGTCCTCAAGCTTGGTCTCTCTGTGAATGGTTCTTTGTGAAGAACTACCTGGCGCGTTGCTCAGCGTGTCATCGCCGTAGCGAGACAGCTGACAGGCTCCTGCTGAAGCAAACAGGTCTGTGTCGGCTCTGGGTTCTGAGGTTCAAAGTCCGAGGGTTGGGGGGTGGGCGCTGGGTCAGCCTCTGATGAGGTGGGGGAAGCGGAGTGGTGGTCCTGTTCTGTTTCCGTGACTGCCGCTCTCCTGAGGGCAGTGGCTCCAGAGACTGGGGCCCTCACACTAGCGCCGTGTCCCACACCCTGAAATAGGGTTCGAGTTCTACCCTCTCGGTGCCCCTGGTGATAACAGCCACCCAGGACGGGGTCTGGGACAGCTGCGTCCCAGGTCAGAGAGCCTGGCGCAAGTCCTGGGGCTGCTCCACGTCCTctgagcttcctgctgctgcacaccttGGGCGTCtaccagtgcttgggccctgcacccacaggggacacctgcatggaggtccaggctcctggcctccgcctggcccagccccagcggttgtGGCCCTTTAGACCTCTCCCTGCTTTTCacatgaaaagtaaataaatagaaacgtAAAGAAAGCACTTGGCATCTGCAGCCCACACCAGAGTCCCGGGCTGagtctcctctgcttctgactccactTCCTGCAGTTGcggatcctggaaggcagtaggtcaCCACCACTCACACGgcagatctggattgggttctgggatcctggtttcagcctggcccaatgaggctgttataggcatttgaatGGGGAACCAGTAGGATGGAAAGTatgtctctaccttttaaataaaaatttaaaaaactcttAAGAGCCCCATCCATGTGATGGgcgtttagcttagtggttacgATTGCCATGTCCtggtccagcattgtggcgcagccggtgaagccactgcctgtgacactggcatcccatatgggcgcctgctcatgtcctggctgctccacttccgatccagctccctactgatggcctgggaaagcactggagaatggcccgagagcttgggcccctgcacccatgtaggagacctggaaaaagctggccccgtcctggccgatgtggccatcggggaagtgaaccagtgggtagaagttttctctctctgcaactctttcaaataaataaatgtcacaaGAACAACAAGAAGAGAGCTGCAGGTTCCATGTTGGGGCGCCTGGGTGTGGCCCCCGCTCCAGCTCCggcctccagccccctgctggagcagactctgggaagcagcagggatggctcaggatgtgggtccctgccacccgtgtgggaggcccagattaaTTACCTGGCCCcggccctgcctgttgtggacatttggggagcaaacagaTGGGGTTCCCCCAAAACCCCAAACAAAAGCAGTCCACCCGCAGTGGGAACGCTGGTCGCTGTGTGGCACGTCCTTCTGCCCAGCCTTGGGTGCGCGCGGGGTTATCTGAAGCCATCCACTTGGTCTCTCGCTGCCTGCTTCTCTCACGCGCGTCCTCACGCTGGCTCCGTGGTAAAGCTGTGCGGCCATAGCTGTCCTTCTCGCTTTCCACTCGTGAGCGAGAGCTGAGAGCTGCCGGGAAGACCGGCCCTTGTCCCCGCTCTTCATCGGTCACGGAGGAGGGCAGGTGGTTCTGGAGGCTGTAAGGGAAGGAGTGGTTCAGCCTTGTCCCTTTATACCCACACCCCCGTGCCACAGCAGATGGCCCGGTCCCTGCACACCCACCTCCACGTGCCACCGCAGACGGCCCGGTCCCTTTATACCCACCTCCCCATGCCACCGCAGATGGCCCGGtccctgcacacccacaccccccgTGCAACAGCAGACGGCCCGGTCCCTGCACACCCACCTCCCCATGCCACAGCTGACAGCCCGGTCCCTGCACACCCACCTCCCTGTGCCACAGCTGACGGCCCGGTCCCTGCACACCCACCTCCACGTGCCACAGCTGACGGCCCGGTCCCTGCACACCCACCTCCCCGTGCCACAGCAGACGGCCCGGTCCCTGCACACCCacctccctgtgccacagcagacgGCCTGGtccctgcacacccacacccccgtGCCACAGCAGAAGGCCCAGtccctgcacacccacacccccgtGCCACAGCAGATGGCCCGGTCCCTGCACACCCACCTCcccgtgccacagcagaaaatggcccggtccctgcacacccacacccccgtgccacagcagaagactggggcggggctgggctgaagccaggagccaggaactccactgggtctctcactggtgtcagggacccacgtCTGTGTcgtcacctgctcctcccagatGCGTTatcaggaactggatcagaagcacggagcagccgggactggaaccaggcactcagtcTAGGACGCAGGAGCCCCTCACGGCGGCGtcacccactgtgccgcagcgcctGCCCTATATCCTGGACACCATCACCGTTTGTGGTCCTTACCTGTTGCCTGTCTGGTGGAAGAGGTGAGGATTCGGCTCTGCCAGCCCATCTCCCCGGTGACTGCCGCTGACGGCTGCCGACGTCACTCAGAGCTGAGACACGGAGCTGGGTCGCGGGCAGGGATCCTGCGTCGTCCCTGGcacagctgtttcctggagttttCCTGTCTCCTCTGTCAGCTTCCCGGTTCAACTCTGTGGTGAGAATCCCCCGTTTTCTGTGTTCGGGGCATCCTCTGGACGTCTGCTCCACTTGGGCCTGGGTGCTCTCTGCTGACAGCTCTTACCTCGGGATAGCTCTTCCATCAGTTTAAAGTTGTCCCCCTTCCTGGCACTCCTGGGACCCCACGTACcagatttccttccttcctttcgattcatttatttatttgaaagagtcacagagaggcagagagaaaaagagagctcttccacccactggttcactccagatggggcagcagccagggctgggccaggctggagccaggagccaggagctccatctggtttccctgtgagtagcaggggcccaggcatgtgggctgtcttccaccacttttcccaggccattggcagggagttggattggaagcggtgcagccaggatacaaaccagtgcccattaaggattctggcattgtaggcaAGCAACTTTACCCGCGAAGCCACAATGCTGCGCCTGGTCATCTCTCTCCTAGCGCTTGGTGACGCCCTAACGCTGGAAGATTTGCTCTCTTCCTGCACTGCTGCCGGGGTGCTGGGCTTCTACGAGGGTGGAGACTTCGGTGTTCTGGCCACTGATGAATCGCCAGTGTGCACTCTGTGCTGGGAGCCGAGGGGATGCAGGGAATGTTGTTGCATGGACAAGTCCTGGGACCTGTCCTCACTCCTGGGCCGCCTCCGTGTCTCCCTCTTCCTTGGACCTGTGTCTTTGTTCTTGGTTCACCTCCTTACATGCTGAAGCACATTCTGCAGTAACTTTCTGAGAAAGGGTTGCAAGATACAGATCTACCTATCGATTTACCTATCTGTATAGATAGCAatatctttttgaagatttattttatttatttgaaagatagagttagagcaagactgagagagacacagagagagagagatatcttccatctgctggttcacgtcccaagtggctgcaatggccagagctgggccaatctggagccaggagctgcttctgcatctcccacgtgggtgcagggcccaagtagctgggcctcctccgctgctttcccaggtgcattagcagggagctggatcggaagtggagcagccgggactcgaactggtgtccatatgggatgctggtgccacaggtggcagctttacctactatgccacaacactggcccatatATAGATGTCTATATTGTGCAATtttacatgatttatttatttattttttcaagagatggagagcaagaatgagagagaaagagtgttgCCATCCAGGAATTCACTACTGAGTTGCCcacagcctccagggctgggccaggctgaagctgggagccaccgactccatccaggtctcccacgtgggtggcagggccccacctGCGGCTTCCCAGGGCAgcgtgcattagccggaagctggagccaAGGGCCAGAGCAGGGATAGA
This sequence is a window from Lepus europaeus isolate LE1 chromosome 21, mLepTim1.pri, whole genome shotgun sequence. Protein-coding genes within it:
- the AMDHD2 gene encoding N-acetylglucosamine-6-phosphate deacetylase isoform X1: MRGGQGAARAPVLQFTNCRVLRGGALLREDLWVRGGRILDPEKLFFEERRVADERRDCGGRILAPGFIDVQINGGFGVDFSQATEDVGSGVSLVARRILSHGVTSFCPTLVTSPPEVYHKVLPQIPVKSGGPHGAGVLGVHLEGPFISREKRGAHPEAHLRSFEADGFHDVLATYGSLDNVRIVTLAPELGRSHEVIQALTARGICVSLGHSVANLRAAEEAVRSGATFITHLFNAMLPFHHRDPGIVGLLTSDQLPPGRSIFYGMIADGTHTNPAALRVAHRAHPQGLVLVTDAVPALGLGNGRHTLGQQEVEVDGLTAYVAGTTTLSGSIAPMDACVRHFLQATGCSVESALEAASLHPAQLLGLEKSKGSLDFGADADFVVLDDALHVQATYISGELVWQAEEAGP
- the AMDHD2 gene encoding N-acetylglucosamine-6-phosphate deacetylase isoform X2 produces the protein MRGGQGAARAPVLQFTNCRVLRGGALLREDLWVRGGRILDPEKLFFEERRVADERRDCGGRILAPGFIDVQINGHGGRGFGGLPGGPEDPVARRHLLLPHPGHLSTRGLSQGVHLEGPFISREKRGAHPEAHLRSFEADGFHDVLATYGSLDNVRIVTLAPELGRSHEVIQALTARGICVSLGHSVANLRAAEEAVRSGATFITHLFNAMLPFHHRDPGIVGLLTSDQLPPGRSIFYGMIADGTHTNPAALRVAHRAHPQGLVLVTDAVPALGLGNGRHTLGQQEVEVDGLTAYVAGTTTLSGSIAPMDACVRHFLQATGCSVESALEAASLHPAQLLGLEKSKGSLDFGADADFVVLDDALHVQATYISGELVWQAEEAGP